Proteins from one Malaya genurostris strain Urasoe2022 chromosome 2, Malgen_1.1, whole genome shotgun sequence genomic window:
- the LOC131430486 gene encoding uncharacterized protein LOC131430486, which yields MAHLRRISLLLALAVAVSESMHIPEDMEILDGYDLESAGTEINPEDDFYEQRSLLEPFFSRAIRDKREVPYRVLESPGLRSHFRPSYYEDISKKPDHQRTEKRSRRSVEKDEAVSTTEDPKSTDEQPKAEKQTMHQRTIEAWGKTPYQVKQSAEDELDSEPEASMMNEGIKARAPRVNFITQKKPKGDSSEQREDKVIPELYRKPLARLYYEYPTIPRMYDSFPAHSQSPMYPKIYNKYDEYHRDMMDRMHPPAPHRYDMYYQRRYDSDYDTYFPRYSFPGYYYYPDKRFDVPSYYRDRNYLLSNDVMDSPSPVPQIHLPPRTRRIIYYANLPEIVRTPPNVDLRYRNYNKFGNRFDPFYPTKAPMGSYKASSTIKYDERNPGDRKEDKYVSSTPIKIVREIAAQQESPGVGNSAGRRQYSVNGGGGGGGSSGRSNSYSDGGHHELDRSYFSRYH from the coding sequence ATGGCACACCTTCGAAGAATATCGTTACTGCTAGCCCTGGCGGTTGCCGTCAGCGAGTCGATGCATATTCCGGAGGACATGGAAATTCTGGATGGCTACGATTTGGAGTCGGCTGGAACGGAAATCAATCCGGAAGATGATTTCTACGAGCAACGTAGCCTGCTGGAACCGTTCTTCTCTCGTGCGATTCGAGACAAGCGAGAAGTTCCGTATCGTGTTCTGGAATCACCGGGACTGAGGAGCCACTTTAGACCGTCGTACTATGAGGATATCTCCAAGAAACCCGACCATCAGCGCACTGAGAAACGAAGTCGACGAAGTGTGGAAAAAGATGAAGCCGTGAGCACCACAGAGGATCCGAAATCTACAGATGAACAACCCAAGGCTGAGAAGCAGACCATGCATCAGCGAACCATCGAAGCGTGGGGAAAAACTCCGTACCAGGTGAAACAATCGGCAGAGGATGAGCTGGattcggaaccggaagcgtCTATGATGAACGAAGGTATCAAGGCAAGAGCCCCGAGGGTTAATTTTATCACACAGAAAAAGCCGAAAGGTGATTCATCGGAGCAACGAGAGGATAAAGTCATTCCGGAGTTGTATCGTAAACCGTTAGCTAGACTGTACTACGAATATCCAACCATACCGAGAATGTACGACTCGTTTCCCGCTCATTCGCAGTCTCCGATGTATCCGAAGATCTACAACAAATACGACGAATATCACAGAGATATGATGGATCGGATGCATCCACCGGCTCCGCATCGTTACGACATGTACTACCAGCGAAGATACGATTCGGATTATGACACATACTTCCCGAGATACTCATTCCCCGGCTACTACTACTATCCGGACAAACGATTCGACGTTCCATCGTACTACCGTGATCGCAACTATCTGCTATCAAACGACGTCATGGATTCGCCATCGCCCGTCCCTCAAATACACCTGCCGCCTCGTACTCGACGCATCATCTACTACGCCAATCTACCGGAAATCGTGCGAACTCCTCCGAACGTGGATCTGCGCTACCGCAACTACAACAAGTTCGGCAATCGATTCGATCCGTTCTATCCGACGAAAGCCCCGATGGGTTCGTACAAGGCATCATCTACGATCAAGTATGACGAAAGGAATCCGGGCGATCGTAAGGAGGATAAGTACGTCAGCTCGACACCGATCAAGATCGTACGGGAGATCGCTGCACAGCAGGAATCTCCCGGAGTGGGCAATTCGGCCGGCCGTAGACAATATTCGGTGAATGGTGGTGGTGGCGGTGGTGGATCCAGTGGTCGGTCCAATAGCTACTCGGATGGCGGTCATCATGAGCTGGACAGGTCGTATTTTAGTAGATATCATTAG